One Candidatus Zixiibacteriota bacterium genomic region harbors:
- a CDS encoding ABC transporter ATP-binding protein, with protein MARLIINNLCKSFDGQQIIEDFSLNVSDGEFLVLLGPSGCGKSTLLRMIAGLESADSGEIIVGGHNITHLPPRNRDIAMVFQNYALYPHMTIYDNIAFPLKMRKVPKDEIDRQVKSTAELLGLSEMLYRKPGTLSGGQRQRVAVGRAIVRNPKLFLFDEPLSNLDAKLRVSMRTEILRLMHRLSATVVYVTHDQEEALTMGDRIAVLYESVVQQVGTPQQIYERPANTYVARFVGSPRMNILNVQATEHGKLTLTDGTFVAALPRMQRARAPKLSLGFRAEMCDLVQDSGIPVTVASTEYVGSDRYLHGKFDSEDVIVRIDPAMTLAADSVVRIQPRTDALVLFDSDGNRIDLLISAP; from the coding sequence ATGGCAAGACTCATAATCAACAACTTATGCAAATCCTTTGATGGTCAGCAGATAATCGAAGACTTCAGTCTGAACGTCTCAGACGGCGAATTCCTGGTTCTGCTCGGTCCATCGGGATGCGGAAAATCGACGTTGCTGCGGATGATAGCCGGACTCGAGTCTGCCGACAGCGGTGAAATTATCGTCGGAGGGCACAACATCACACATCTCCCCCCTCGCAACCGGGATATTGCGATGGTGTTTCAGAATTACGCCCTCTACCCTCACATGACAATATACGACAACATTGCTTTCCCACTGAAAATGCGCAAAGTCCCGAAAGATGAGATCGACCGTCAGGTAAAGAGTACCGCCGAGCTGCTCGGTCTGTCCGAAATGCTCTATCGAAAACCAGGAACGCTTTCCGGTGGTCAGCGGCAGCGCGTGGCAGTCGGGCGGGCGATTGTCCGAAATCCGAAGCTCTTTCTCTTTGACGAACCTCTCTCCAATCTCGATGCCAAACTACGTGTATCGATGCGTACCGAGATACTGAGGTTGATGCACCGATTGAGTGCAACGGTTGTGTATGTTACCCATGATCAGGAGGAAGCTTTGACGATGGGTGACAGAATCGCTGTCCTATACGAAAGCGTCGTGCAGCAGGTCGGAACACCACAGCAGATATATGAGCGACCTGCCAATACGTATGTGGCACGATTTGTCGGCTCACCGCGCATGAATATTCTGAATGTGCAAGCCACCGAGCATGGGAAGTTGACACTGACAGATGGGACTTTCGTTGCAGCACTACCTCGAATGCAGAGAGCGCGCGCTCCAAAGCTCTCTCTCGGCTTCAGAGCAGAAATGTGTGACTTGGTGCAGGATTCAGGAATACCGGTAACTGTAGCTTCGACAGAATATGTCGGCAGTGACCGTTACCTGCACGGCAAATTCGACAGCGAAGATGTGATTGTACGCATCGATCCGGCTATGACACTCGCGGCTGACTCGGTTGTCAGAATCCAGCCTCGAACAGATGCGCTTGTTCTCTTTGACTCCGATGGCAATCGCATTGACCTCTTGATATCTGCTCCGTGA
- a CDS encoding O-antigen ligase family protein, whose product MIPAMLVALLPLGLVLTIVVATRTTFDNLKIFAVLMPLQAFATLEAGFSIPPIYVFLVLILIGVAMKGEPILTDSPGSKPLMWFLAIAVLSTIAAAIWIKLPAVQFDNWMRFRASSARSPLQLALTLFHFLPFFLIVASAKTEDSANSLLKIHLGVGAVMICLGLYQIAAFALDLPFKDYTWSINAVTQSSIIDYGKVHAYGAGVTDFAARTTFVETRDFADYLLSVVPLAAALWISGSKQIKERFGFLASPLVAALGAITIFLTMSRSAWVILVISLLVLAFWLAPRSLLKQIPITFVLIAVAVVLLVKAGFFNESGISFFSIIAERLSIEGIITDPRVLYLVVAWDVFLTSPVLGVGAGNFSIIGADMLGFDVLASAHGIPWQALCEFGFLGFCALMVVFFSIMRSLSRSIKRSKIPNQRAILVGLFASLLALFLNSFTGHDRPPFYLIFIMGLSATYASLARKSASAVEAES is encoded by the coding sequence ATGATTCCGGCAATGCTGGTGGCTCTACTGCCTCTCGGGCTCGTACTTACAATAGTCGTCGCCACCAGGACCACGTTTGATAATCTGAAGATATTCGCCGTTTTAATGCCTCTACAGGCCTTTGCCACCTTAGAGGCCGGTTTTTCGATTCCCCCAATTTATGTTTTCCTGGTATTGATATTGATAGGTGTTGCGATGAAAGGGGAACCCATTCTAACCGATTCTCCGGGGAGCAAGCCTTTGATGTGGTTCCTTGCGATCGCAGTGTTGTCGACTATTGCTGCCGCCATCTGGATAAAGCTACCCGCAGTACAGTTTGACAACTGGATGAGATTCAGGGCGAGCTCGGCACGGAGCCCACTGCAGCTTGCGTTGACACTCTTCCACTTCCTGCCGTTTTTCCTAATCGTTGCAAGTGCTAAAACAGAGGACTCGGCCAATTCGCTCCTCAAGATACATCTCGGTGTCGGTGCCGTCATGATTTGCCTCGGGCTGTACCAGATTGCCGCGTTTGCACTGGACCTCCCATTCAAGGACTATACCTGGTCAATCAACGCTGTCACTCAATCTTCGATAATAGACTATGGCAAGGTGCATGCATACGGCGCAGGAGTCACCGATTTCGCGGCCAGAACAACTTTTGTCGAAACGCGCGATTTCGCCGACTACCTTCTGTCTGTCGTTCCTCTGGCAGCCGCCTTGTGGATATCCGGTTCCAAACAGATCAAGGAGCGGTTCGGTTTCCTGGCGTCGCCGCTCGTAGCTGCGCTTGGTGCAATTACCATATTCCTGACCATGTCGCGGTCGGCATGGGTTATACTCGTGATATCGCTGCTTGTACTGGCATTCTGGCTCGCACCTCGCTCGCTGCTCAAGCAAATACCGATCACATTTGTTCTCATAGCCGTTGCAGTCGTACTACTGGTCAAAGCAGGCTTTTTCAACGAATCGGGGATTTCATTCTTCTCGATCATTGCTGAACGACTAAGCATAGAAGGTATCATAACAGACCCGAGAGTTCTCTATCTGGTCGTGGCCTGGGATGTTTTTCTAACAAGCCCGGTTCTCGGTGTCGGCGCGGGGAATTTCTCGATTATCGGTGCGGATATGCTCGGATTCGACGTGCTTGCGAGCGCTCACGGTATCCCCTGGCAGGCGCTCTGCGAATTCGGATTCCTTGGATTCTGCGCGCTGATGGTGGTCTTCTTCAGCATCATGCGATCGCTCTCACGATCAATCAAAAGAAGCAAGATTCCCAATCAGCGGGCTATTTTGGTTGGGCTGTTCGCGTCGTTGCTGGCGCTCTTCCTCAATAGCTTTACCGGCCATGATCGGCCACCGTTCTACCTAATCTTCATAATGGGACTGTCAGCAACTTACGCCTCTCTTGCCCGTAAGTCTGCATCCGCAGTTGAAGCGGAATCCTGA
- a CDS encoding phosphomannomutase/phosphoglucomutase: MTTISDSIFKAYDVRGIYGKDLNEDIAYRFGRGLARYLSCKDAVVGRDMRVSSPQLAAAMIKGIVDEGCDVTDIGHTSTDGLYFAVGKFGHDCGVMITASHNPPEYNGFKVCKSQAVPLSGDEGLRDIRDMIKGDLGAAAGGGRIVKRDYSEAYREHVLSFVKKEHVKPLKIVIDAGNGMAGKTLPPVFAKLPCDVTPLYFELDGTFPNHLASPIEPENIVDLQRKVKEVGADLGAAFDGDADRVFLVDEHAKPLGGDIVTAMVSKSLLEKEPGATILYNLICSKTVPETITRFGGTAIRTRVGHALIKPLMKEHNALFGGEHSGHFYFRNNWFADSGLIALLVCLELISVENKPLSAIVSDIDPYFRSGEVNSTVKDIPSRLKLLQERYSDGKCDTLDGITIDYGDWWFNVRPSNTEPLLRLNMEANSHDLLGRKLPEVLRLIREG, from the coding sequence ATGACTACTATTTCTGACTCGATCTTCAAAGCATACGATGTGAGAGGTATATACGGCAAGGATCTAAACGAAGATATAGCATATCGATTTGGGCGCGGGCTGGCTCGGTATTTGAGCTGCAAGGACGCTGTTGTCGGCCGCGATATGCGGGTATCATCGCCGCAATTGGCGGCTGCAATGATCAAGGGCATTGTTGACGAGGGCTGCGATGTCACTGATATCGGCCATACATCAACAGATGGCTTATACTTCGCCGTGGGCAAGTTTGGCCATGATTGTGGTGTGATGATAACAGCGTCGCACAACCCGCCCGAATACAATGGCTTCAAGGTGTGCAAATCGCAAGCGGTGCCCCTTTCTGGCGACGAGGGCCTGCGCGATATAAGAGACATGATAAAGGGCGATCTGGGGGCTGCGGCTGGTGGTGGCAGGATAGTCAAGAGGGACTACTCGGAAGCGTACAGAGAGCATGTTTTGTCGTTCGTCAAGAAAGAGCATGTCAAGCCGCTGAAGATTGTGATTGATGCCGGTAACGGTATGGCCGGCAAGACGTTACCGCCTGTATTTGCGAAGCTGCCGTGTGATGTCACTCCGCTTTATTTTGAGTTGGACGGTACATTTCCGAATCACCTTGCTTCCCCGATTGAACCGGAGAATATTGTCGATTTGCAGCGGAAAGTGAAAGAAGTCGGCGCAGATCTTGGAGCCGCGTTCGACGGAGATGCTGACAGAGTATTCCTTGTCGACGAGCACGCAAAACCGCTCGGTGGTGACATTGTGACAGCGATGGTGTCGAAGAGCCTTCTTGAAAAGGAGCCGGGTGCGACAATTCTGTATAACCTCATTTGTTCGAAGACCGTCCCTGAGACTATCACACGATTCGGCGGAACGGCTATCAGAACACGGGTCGGCCATGCACTGATTAAACCGCTGATGAAAGAGCACAATGCGCTCTTTGGTGGTGAGCATTCGGGACATTTCTACTTCAGAAATAACTGGTTTGCCGACTCCGGGCTAATAGCGCTTCTGGTTTGTCTGGAACTCATCTCAGTCGAAAATAAGCCGCTTTCTGCTATCGTCTCAGATATTGACCCATATTTCCGATCTGGCGAGGTCAATTCGACGGTCAAGGACATACCATCCCGCCTCAAATTGCTGCAGGAGCGCTATTCGGACGGCAAATGCGATACCCTTGATGGGATCACAATCGATTACGGCGATTGGTGGTTCAACGTTCGTCCCTCCAATACGGAGCCACTGCTGCGCCTGAACATGGAGGCCAACTCCCATGATCTTCTGGGCAGAAAGCTGCCGGAAGTTCTGCGACTCATTCGTGAGGGCTAA
- a CDS encoding class I SAM-dependent methyltransferase, producing MPRSESIEWYRRAFADDYLWIYSHRSEEDAEKEVASAIRHLPFESGQHVLDLACGAGRHMLAFSDNGAKVTGVDLSDTLLKEAHRRFDEVGRAAELVRADMRYLPFSERFDGVTMWFTSFGYFETVREDALVLKTIRDVLRKTGWWWIDIPNPAHLAKTLVPKSRRELDGPNGPAEVIEKRRITGSQVVKKIEINDSSGKRCFEERVRLYPPEHFGSLVKRAGLTALGVLGDYDGSPFTPSVPRQIWYGTRK from the coding sequence ATGCCCCGATCCGAATCGATAGAGTGGTACAGGCGAGCGTTTGCAGACGATTATCTCTGGATCTACTCTCACCGTTCCGAAGAGGATGCCGAGAAGGAAGTAGCCTCTGCCATCCGGCATCTGCCATTTGAATCGGGCCAACATGTTCTCGATCTTGCCTGTGGAGCAGGGCGTCACATGCTGGCATTCTCCGATAATGGTGCGAAAGTGACCGGTGTCGATCTTTCGGATACCTTGCTCAAAGAGGCACACCGTCGTTTCGATGAGGTCGGCCGCGCGGCTGAACTGGTGCGCGCTGATATGCGATATCTGCCCTTCTCTGAGCGGTTTGACGGTGTCACCATGTGGTTCACATCGTTTGGATATTTCGAGACCGTGAGAGAAGATGCACTTGTTCTGAAGACGATCCGGGACGTACTCCGCAAGACCGGCTGGTGGTGGATTGATATTCCGAACCCGGCGCATCTTGCGAAGACTCTTGTGCCAAAATCCCGCAGAGAATTAGACGGTCCGAATGGGCCGGCGGAAGTTATCGAGAAACGGCGAATAACCGGCAGCCAGGTAGTCAAGAAGATCGAGATTAATGACTCAAGCGGGAAACGCTGTTTCGAGGAGCGAGTGCGGCTCTATCCTCCGGAGCATTTTGGCAGCCTTGTCAAACGAGCCGGCCTGACCGCGCTCGGCGTTCTCGGCGACTATGATGGCAGCCCATTCACACCATCGGTCCCGCGTCAGATTTGGTATGGAACGCGGAAGTGA
- a CDS encoding arsenate reductase ArsC: protein MSALKILFLCAGNSCRSQMAEGWAKSLKGELIDAYSAGIETHGLNPNAVRVMKEAGVDISGHRSKRLDEVLHIPFDYVITVCDDAGENCPVFPGESKVVHKGFDDPPRLAKSTSSEEEALGHYRRVRDEIRAFVEQLPEALTEQKP, encoded by the coding sequence ATGTCGGCGTTGAAGATACTGTTTCTCTGTGCAGGAAATTCTTGCAGAAGTCAGATGGCCGAGGGGTGGGCGAAAAGCCTCAAAGGCGAATTGATAGATGCGTACTCGGCCGGCATCGAAACCCACGGCCTCAATCCGAATGCGGTCCGTGTCATGAAAGAGGCTGGTGTTGATATCTCCGGTCACCGATCAAAGCGGCTGGACGAGGTCCTGCACATCCCATTCGACTATGTAATCACAGTCTGTGATGATGCAGGCGAGAATTGTCCCGTGTTTCCCGGCGAATCGAAGGTCGTTCACAAAGGGTTTGATGATCCGCCGCGACTTGCGAAGAGTACATCATCCGAGGAAGAGGCTCTCGGTCATTACCGGCGCGTACGTGATGAAATAAGAGCATTCGTGGAGCAACTTCCCGAAGCATTGACTGAACAGAAACCGTAA
- a CDS encoding DNA-3-methyladenine glycosylase I, with the protein MKKRCEWPGADELMLEYHDTEWGVPVHDDRKLFEFLVLDAFQAGLSWQIVLRKRENFRKAFDNFDCNKIAKYTAKKVEKLRNDAGIIRNKAKINASITNAKAFLDIQKEFGSFDKYIWSFTGGKTIKNKWTTNSEVPPTSAESDAMSMDLKKRGFKFVGSTICYAFVQAAGMVNDHAMSCFRYREVGR; encoded by the coding sequence ATGAAGAAACGTTGTGAGTGGCCGGGGGCGGATGAGTTGATGCTCGAGTATCATGACACTGAATGGGGAGTTCCGGTGCATGACGACCGCAAGCTGTTCGAATTTCTCGTGCTCGATGCGTTCCAGGCTGGACTCTCGTGGCAGATTGTCCTGCGAAAGCGCGAGAATTTCCGCAAAGCGTTCGACAATTTCGATTGCAACAAGATCGCGAAATACACTGCAAAGAAAGTAGAGAAACTCCGAAATGATGCCGGGATAATCCGCAATAAGGCTAAGATCAATGCGTCGATAACTAACGCAAAGGCTTTTCTCGATATCCAAAAGGAATTCGGATCGTTCGACAAATATATCTGGAGTTTCACCGGCGGCAAGACTATCAAGAATAAATGGACAACCAACAGCGAAGTGCCGCCAACATCCGCAGAGTCGGATGCAATGAGTATGGACCTCAAGAAGCGCGGGTTCAAGTTTGTCGGTTCGACCATCTGCTATGCATTCGTGCAGGCTGCAGGCATGGTAAACGACCACGCGATGAGTTGTTTCAGGTACAGAGAGGTGGGGAGATAG